catggaatcaaggggaccACAGTGACACTCTGGGGCTCCATGGGACAAAGAAGCCAttctgacactgtggaaccaaggagaccattgctGTGCTACAGAgcatcatggaaccaagggaccattgtggcactgcagggcctcatggaaccaagggcacAATAGTGACACTATGGGGCTCCAAGGGACCAAAGGGGGCTTCTTAAAGTGCAGAACCAAGGAGGCtgttgtgacactctggggcatcaTGGAATCGAGGGTCCATTGGGACGTAGCACGGCCTTGTGAAACAATGGAGGGCATTTTTACACTTTGAGGTCTTATGAAGCCAAAGGGCCATCGTGGCACTTTGcatccccatggaaccaaggattccattgtgacactatgaggcACTGTTGGGCCAAAAAGCAATTGTGGCACTGTGTGGCACCGTGGAACAACGAAGAAAATTGCGACACtacagggccccatggaacaaAAGATTCATGGAACAGTGTGAGACTCAAGGAACCAAAGGTTCaatgtgacattgcagggcctcatggaatacaggagaccattgtgacactgcaataTACTCTATTGAAAACAATGCAGAGAGAATAAATTTGTCCTGGTTACTTTTCCTGTTTATAGAttgatatcagcaatgtccaattgatattgatccCCAGACCCTTCTAATGCAGTCAGAACAGATATGAAAGTAAAGACCCTTAATGGCTGACAATAACACTGTCCCCACCctctccccaccatttccctcatccaagccatggcactcctatggatcaggaatggtgtggccagcaggaccagggcagtgattcttctcctgtgctcagcactggttgggcagcacctcaagtgctgtgtcTAGTTCTTGAAGCCCTGGAAtgggcaataggaagaaatgTGTACAAggaaagagtaaagaaagcaaaggtgaagcaagGGAAATGCttagggcagtttgggggtggctgccagtcagccctggccctgagcaacagcatctgcagtgggacaggaaactcccagctgatgggaacaaactttctggctgagtgcagaggccaggacaaagctgagtgctttccctgctgtcccccagcccttgctgccccaggggctgatggcctttgtgctccctcaggttcatgtccccacaccaacagtaTGGGGGTTCTCCCaactgctctgtgcaatgcaaacaggggctgctgagccagtgctgccgtgtccgtgcctgcaaggatggggcacctgtgtgagctgggggagaggccagggctgcagaggggggatgttgttggtagctccatgaggacgctctgggacgctgctctgggctgtgcagtgcactggggatggatcagcccctgctctgctgctccttcctgtctgccccagggcccttgatGAGCCCCAGCCAtcctgtttgcccccagcctgcccacggccagcctggggctgctcacggggcttttctgtgctgagcattggcctgggcgtgttcttgagagagcctgggcaaggagctggagcccccagggcctgggctgaggcgtcagcgctgccccagcagtgcccatggcctgtccctgctgcagccccggcactgccacccccagggctgtgcccggccctgaAAGCACTCAGCCcctacagcaacaccagggccaccagggcagcggggcagggcgaCGGCAGCaccactggcaacaccaagagctgcggctgctgctgggaacaactgctgtgccagcactgatctgcctccagctctgcacacagacattgctgctgcagctccagagaaggcaacaaaagggcatctctgcagaaaactttgctgggacaTCCTTAGTTCCTTTAATaccagcaggagcacagcccctcattgaAAGAGTTTGTGGTCACAGAGAGTgtagagagaaacaaaatgagaaatggcacccAGAATGGCATTTCTTGGTGAACAATATGAAAAAGctaaaacaaaagggaaaaagctcCTAATCAATCCAACAAGAAATAtcaaagatgacttttattacaagtgattttcAGAATTTGGCAAGCAGTTTAATATTTCTGAAACCCTCCAGTCATCAgactccacactgcagccttgagctctgggttcctcaggctgtagatgagggggttcagggctggaggcaccaccgagtacagaactgacagggccagatccagggatggggaggccatggaggggggcttcagatGAGCAAATATGAtagtgctgaggaacagagagaccacggccaggtgagggaggcaggtggaaaaggctttgtgccgtccctgctcagaggggatcctcagcacggcgctgaagatctgcacataggagaaaaaaatgaatacaaaacaaccaaatgctAAACAGGTACTAACTACAAGAAGCCCAAATTCCCTGaagtaggatttggagcaggagaacttcaggatctgtgggatttcacagaagaactggcccagggcattgccatggcacaggggcagggaaaatgtatttgctgtgtgcagcagagcattgagaaaggcactggcccaggcagctgctgccatgtgggcacaagctctgctgccaagGAGGGTcctgtagtgcaggggtttgcagatggacacatagcggtcgtagcacatgactGTCAGGACggaaagctctgctgagatgaagaacataaagaaaaagagctgagcagcacaccctgagtaggagatgttcctggtgtcccagagcgaattgtgcatggctttggggacagtggtgcagatcatgcccaagtcagtgagggccaggttgagcaggaagaagaacatgggcgtgtgcaggtggtggccgcaggctacagCGCTGATGATGAGACtgttggccaggagggcagccagggagatgcccagcaagaggcagaagtgcaggagctgcagctgccgcgtgtctgccagtgccagcaggaggaagtgcctgatggagctgctgttggacatttgctggggctgcacatggagacctgttcatggagaaaagtCAGTGACAGGTTAGGAGAAACTTCTTCCAGCAAAATCAAAACCTTTTCTCAGGGACCCTTTTCTTGTTACCCTCTGACGCACTTTAATTTTTTAGCAGATTTTCCTTCAGTTCTAAgtgtggagccctggctggtgcTGGCTGTGTGGGACATCAGGTTCAGGGCAACTACAGACTTCAGGGTTTTTATGATTCAGTCTTGCTGTGCAGATGTTGGGGGAGGACAgggatcttttctcctgttccACTCTGAGATCTTGTTAATACAGAAGGCCCTGTCAGCATCTGCACACCTACTGCCAGAGAGCAGGAATGTTAAagtatatttaaatattctaGAGTTTTTACAAATCTTCTTCCGTCTCTCCTGCTGACTATTTTTGGATGACAGAAACTCTCAGCATTTCCGCTGCCCTCAGGGAGAACAGAGTGAGTTCTCTGAGGCAAGGTGGTGAGTGGAGAGTGTGGGGAGGAGGTCTGTCTCCCTGTCCTGTTCCAGGATTCTCTAGGCTTCCACCTTTCCCAGACAGAGGACGATCACCCTCCcatatttcctttaaaaaccattccaacactgctgagagcagatggatcccCCACGCTCCACCAAATGTCCATCCCCTTCTCAAGTTCTCAGCCCCACCTTTGTACCCAAGGACACACAGGGCTCATTTCACCAACCCAACAGCATTTTCCCATCCTAGAACTTCTGTCTCTCACCTGGGGATTTCAGATAACACAGAGATGCTACAGGACAGGTTTGCATTCTGGAGGGAAGCTCAAAACAAGGAAGGAAATCTCAGAGAGATTTCAGTGTCCTTGTGATGGCATTGGatgagggagatgcagctccttccctggctgcactgacagcattgcccagagccgggcactggggacagcgtcaccctgagccagctgtgccccctgccagagcccccagggccaggcagctgctcccagccctgtgctctgcagagggaactgggcccggggctgcagagctgccccacggctctgctgcagctctgcctgcacaggaggggctgcacgccttggagccccggccctgagggcagaggctgggctgggggacaggagggagggggcttgttcagagggaggggctgcactggaggggatcctgtggaCATTTCTAATGTCTCCCTGCCAcaacatttctgtgttttattttctcttattgcCTGATtatctctctgcttcctggagcttttccctcctgcaggtgtttccctgttcctgatctctccctgccagtACTCaaagaccccaaatctctgtgccctctccttGGCCCTACAGAACtctgcctgtttgcagggcactggctgggggTAGGTTCTGTTTTCAGCTTCAAGAAAGgtcagctcagactgagcctgatggttaagagcaaaggtgatgctggtgctgtccatgggcagagtggctgatACCAAAttagggatctcctgtgaacCTATTGATCACTAAAAGGAACAGTTTGGATGTCTCAGGCATTGACAAGATGTAAACTAATAATTCATAGTACCTGTAATATTTAACCCTCCCTTCCTGACATTCTCCAATAATAGGAAACTGAATAAAAAATATTCGGAAATATCCTATTTTCTATCAAAATCCTTTACTGGTAAATATTCTATGACTGATCAGAAACCCTCAGCATGTCAGagcttcatgagcatttcaccTCCCCTACACCAGAAATATTCGGGGTTGTACTTACAGAGTCTGTAGGCagtgggatgttccagctttaggagatggatccaagagctgcagctgcattgtcctgcagccagaggttcctgtgccaagggctggcagtgattctgccccaggcacttctcagcaccttcccagccctgactgattgaagctctctgtgcctctgtgctgtgcctggggtggctgcaggcagtgctccagccctgctgggctggcagaagagctgctcatcaagagaaatgtgcttttgaagctcttcttggttaccaggagctgcctctgtgccaggagcccagcccagctcagcagcacagacacagcacaaggactttaatgagcctctggggctttgtgctcaggccctgaacatcagtccctgagagggagctgaagaaacctctccagaactccgagtcagaatccaactccaaactttcttggacttttaatgggtcccactgagggacacaactgagaaagtgtccccaggccctaGGCAGAgaagagaactggaggcagtcatgacaggtggggacaaagagaagccaagtcttggtgccctgggccacagcaggggctgtgccaccaagggctgtgaggagacaccttgtcctgaggcccaggggcctcctggcacagccccagccaggctgggcactgtcagccccttgtcctgccctcagcatccccccctagcccacatcccagtggcctcaaggatctgctggaaggaatccctggggagcctttctCAGCAATGGCCCTGTGGGCTTCttaatgctccctgcagggactgcaggtgtTTCAAAGAACTTTGgctttggcttttgccttggagtctctgagatgttagtgcaatcatggcctccaattatctgcttaaattagtccctggagaggctttgtcagtaacaacactcactggggctcattaatacttcaaggtacttcagttattttagggtacttggtgtttcccttttgatgcAGATTCTGTGAGaagtttgtgcaatcatggccccaattaccTGCTTTAATGAATCCcctgagagctttgtactgacactcggtagggctcattaatgccttgagaGACTCAAggattttaaggtactttatggatttcagaatacttttaggtacttttaaggtttttccttgccacactgagtctctgagaggttttcatgccatcctggcctccagttctcttgtccaaggagtccatgaggagtctgtgttgggtatcttccacctttctgttttacaacaaagatggaactgaaagaattttgtaagactttctaaaagcatccaaacaatCATGGAACAATTACCAATTGAACAAAAACAACCACTAAGAGAAATAATAGTCCTGTTTTAGCTAGACATAATCCAACCCTTTAGTCCTCAGGACTGGAAGAGTTTATTGactcagtctttgttttccacttgaagcttcttgaaccctttcttcagtacctgaatgctcttgtggattgactcactgtggctggagaggttcatgcaacacttgccctcagagtctacacagccatgcccatgtgcccagagtaaaaactctatcgctgttctgcaaggtggcatgtctgatggtgtctatgtctgagagcaggccactcaacATGTGGGAGgcagcattggtttgcttacttaacaggcacccaagatggtctgattgtcctaaagctttagctgcagccacccaaggttgtccaaattgggggtgctaccatatgatacctggattaaagttttcaaagccatctctttgatatcattcAATTCTTCTCTGGGgatacctgctgcttgatcatctggcaggctgtgttgtccttcccCAGCTAGATGGTTGACTGTCAATTCCGCCCTTGCCTCATTAGtagcatagtctgctattaattgatttagtaaacacttccatccccttcccacagggtgtattctgtaggtgacaacaacatggtcataatataCTTTAAATCCTTGCAGGTTAGGACATATGCTGTAAACATGGGCCTCTGTCGAAGTGAGGGAGCGACCACCATTGTAGATTTTTCACATCTGACTCCGGTTTATTCATCAATCcagcactttttataaccgtgttaattaagttcatgcatattgcaaaatctgagctcctgacaggctgtagagaaaacttcagatcctccttttgtttacaatacctgaagttagtttactgaaaccaagatcagtgttctcaccctgatatggaaggttcccaaaaccttcatatctattcccagactgactgtctgctcccagtagcagccaaggacagaacagtctgagaatcttgttgtttacaTAAAAGGTagctgagaacctaattatttacaggatcaagcctgggaaaggctgcttttacagcaggcttctataTTTCTTTAAGGCACCTATCTTtcttgaaccaggctctccacaggcctcattaggccattaaaacaaggtaagtccTTCCTATGGTGTTTAGCTGCCCTACAGAGCTCCTTGATTTCCTcgtaaaccaatggctgatacctgggattctgccctcTTCTTTCATAACATACCAGGGCCAGGAGGAGTTTCAAGGCTATTTGtagtctccttccttaactgtAGGCATGGTCCAGGGTGGATAGGATGGTTGACAGTGGGGCATGTCCCAGTCGTGGGCGTGGAGTCTGGAGGTTcattcagggcagaagagaaggttgtggtagcaggaagtgaTGGACCCAAGATAGAGGGAGGATGTTTGGGCTCCCGAGCCACATTCGGACTCCTTCTGTCTTGAGTCTCCAGAGCACGATGCTTCAAGACCatgtggccattgccatcttggaccatcgtggaaggtctgagaaaggcaggtttgggGGGAGGTCCCAAGTTAGGAGTGACCAATGGATTGAGTTTTCAACACACTGCTTGCTGGTCAAAGGTCATGTGGAAGATGGGGAGCATGTGGGGTGTGGTGGGGTCCCTTTTGATCAAAAGTTGTACAGTTTAAAAGTCACTGAGTCCTAAAATTTAGTGGTATGGATTTCATCAGCAAAGGCCTCTGGAAAGCTTGTAATGATCCACCTCATGAttgattttaattcattttttgaaaatattatgcCATCCCACCGTAACCATCATTCAGTACATGGACGACATCCTGGTAGCAGCTCCATCGGCAAGCGAAGTAGATCACCTGGTATCCACAATCATGGAAACCCTTCAGGCCAACGGCTTCGAGATCGCAAGCGCAAAGATCAAGAGAAGACCCTGCGTAACCTTCCTGGGAGTAGAGATCACAAGCTCCTACGTGACACCACCCGAGGCGAAAGTCAGTCAAGACGTCAAAACACTACACGACGTGCAATGCCTGGTGGGATCGCTGCAGTGGCTTCGCAACATCGTCCTGATCCCTCCTCAGGTCATGGACCCCTTGTATGAcctcctgaaaggaaagcacccctgggaacccaaggaGCTGACGCCGCAAGCAACGAGCTCCCTCGACTTCATCGAAAGCCAGATGTCCACGAGCACACTTGCCAGGTGGAACCCAGCCATGCCACTGGACTTATACATTCACTTTACACCGAGGGggggagtgggagcactggctcaaggACCTTCTGAAAAGGCTCGACTGATTCAATGGGTGGTTCTCGGAAGACCTGCTCGTACTTTCTCCCCGGGAATCGAATGCATCGCTAACctcatcatgaaaggcaggaaactcgCTTTGAAACACCTAGGGACTGAGCCAACAAGCATCCACCTTCTGTTTCGCAAGCAACCAGCTACAGAGTCAGCCATGATATCGGAGTACCTAGCCCTTGCTCTCACCGGCTTCAGAGGAGAAATCTCCTACTCCTCCAAACTACCCTAGACTAAGCTGCTGACCATTGTCGACATGGACATACTGCAAAAGGGCATGGACCGATCGCAGCCCGGACCAACGGTCTTCACAGACGCTTCCTCCATGACTTCAaccacagcagcagtgtggcaggcaggagagcaatggCATTGCATCAAAGCAtgtgaccccacactgtcagtgcaacaGCTGGAGGTGACAGCAGTCGTCTTGGCGTGCAGACTCTTTCAAGAGGAACACCTTAACATAGTAACTGACTCTATATTCGTGGCAAGGCTTTGCCTAGccatggcaggaccaggagtgtcgacatcagcagcagccctaatgctggaagaagcactTTCCTCACGACAGGGCACCGTGTCAGTCATTCACGTTAACAGCCACGACCCAGTCAAAGGTTACTTCCAGATCGGCAACGACAAAGCGAACGCCGCAGCAAAAGGCGTATGGACGTTGCAGGAAGCTCGTCAGCTGCACGAGTCGCTCCACATCAGAGCCAAAGCACTGGCCAAGAGATGTGGGATCCCGACCGCAGACGCAAAACACGTGGTAGCCACCTGTCCTCATTGCCATTGTCACCCCTATGGACCAGTGGGGTCAACCCGAgaggtctcaagccttcagagatctggcaATCGGACTTCACCTGGTGTGAACTGCTGAAGCCCCGAGCGTAgcttgcagtgacagtggacacttatagcggaacgatcatagccacacagcaccccaaaacaaactccaaagcCACAATTCAGCACTAGCTTACagccatggcttggcttggtatcCCCAAGCAGATCAAAACGGACAACGGGtccaatttcacctccaaagCAGTACAGGAATTCGCCTCGAAATGGAGCATCACATTAGTGCAAGGTATCCCATATAACAGTACTGGGCAGGCCATAGTAGAGAGAGCAAACCAGACCCTGAAAAC
The genomic region above belongs to Zonotrichia albicollis isolate bZonAlb1 chromosome 8, bZonAlb1.hap1, whole genome shotgun sequence and contains:
- the LOC141729926 gene encoding olfactory receptor 14I1-like; the encoded protein is MSNSSSIRHFLLLALADTRQLQLLHFCLLLGISLAALLANSLIISAVACGHHLHTPMFFFLLNLALTDLGMICTTVPKAMHNSLWDTRNISYSGCAAQLFFFMFFISAELSVLTVMCYDRYVSICKPLHYRTLLGSRACAHMAAAAWASAFLNALLHTANTFSLPLCHGNALGQFFCEIPQILKFSCSKSYFREFGLLVVSTCLAFGCFVFIFFSYVQIFSAVLRIPSEQGRHKAFSTCLPHLAVVSLFLSTIIFAHLKPPSMASPSLDLALSVLYSVVPPALNPLIYSLRNPELKAAVWSLMTGGFQKY